Proteins encoded by one window of Chryseobacterium foetidum:
- the bglX gene encoding beta-glucosidase BglX, which yields MKKLIVIATLALAPVFSAQEMVTKPVQSYQTAQYQAKKKAFVDALLAKMTLDEKIGQLNLPSSGDFTTGLAKSSDIGKKVEQGLVGGLFNIKGAEKIKAVQKVAVENSRLKIPLIFGMDVIHGYETTFPIPLGLAASWDMNLVQQSARVAAREAAADGINWTFSPMVDISREPRWGRVSEGSGEDPYLGSEISKNMVYGYQGKDLANGTNILACVKHFALYGAGEAGRDYNTVDMSHVRMFNEYFPPYKAAVDAGVASVMASFNEVDGVPATGNRWLQTEVLRNQWKFKGFVVTDYTGINEMVDHGMGDLQQVSALALKAGVDMDMVGEGFLTTLKKSLAEGKVNQTEIDMAAKRILEAKYDLGLFDNPYKHGDVKLAAKEVYSMENRNIARSAAAQSMVLMKNENKVLPLKKSGTVAVIGPLVNNSMNMPGTWSVASKHANAINLMQGLQANYGKEVKFLSAKGANIDYYAKLEDIYAAHGKKTDRDNRSKEALLKEAVDIANKADVIVLAIGESAEMSGESSSRTEITIPQSQVDLLNELKKTGKPIAMVLFTGRPLALTNVKDAPDAILNTWFAGSEAGNAISDVLFGKVNPSGKLPMTFPRSLGQVPIYYNAKNTGRPLDQKLVDKCEYQRFRSNYMDECNTPLYPFGFGLSYTKFNYSDVTVSNANPKGNQTIQASVTVTNSGNYDGAEVVQLYIRDLVGTITRPVKELKGFQKVMLKKGESKKVTFEITPEQLKFYNGDLKYDWEAGEFDIMIGTNSEEVKHSKINWTK from the coding sequence ATGAAAAAGTTAATTGTAATCGCCACGTTGGCATTGGCACCAGTGTTTTCGGCACAGGAAATGGTCACCAAACCGGTTCAGTCGTATCAGACGGCACAATATCAGGCTAAAAAGAAAGCTTTTGTTGATGCACTTTTGGCAAAAATGACCTTAGACGAAAAAATTGGACAGTTAAATTTACCGAGTTCAGGTGATTTTACCACAGGTCTTGCGAAAAGTTCAGATATCGGAAAAAAAGTAGAGCAGGGATTAGTCGGAGGACTTTTCAATATAAAAGGAGCTGAGAAAATTAAAGCCGTACAAAAAGTTGCTGTGGAAAACAGCCGCCTTAAAATTCCTTTGATCTTTGGGATGGATGTGATTCACGGTTATGAAACAACCTTCCCGATTCCATTAGGATTGGCTGCTTCCTGGGATATGAACTTAGTTCAGCAGTCCGCGAGAGTTGCCGCAAGAGAAGCCGCAGCAGACGGAATCAACTGGACGTTTTCTCCAATGGTGGATATTTCCCGCGAACCGAGATGGGGAAGGGTTTCTGAAGGTTCAGGTGAAGATCCATACTTAGGAAGTGAAATTTCTAAAAACATGGTATACGGTTACCAGGGTAAAGATTTAGCCAATGGAACCAATATTTTAGCCTGTGTAAAGCACTTTGCACTGTACGGAGCAGGCGAAGCGGGTAGAGATTACAACACCGTTGACATGAGCCACGTAAGAATGTTCAATGAATATTTCCCACCTTACAAAGCGGCTGTTGATGCGGGTGTGGCTTCTGTCATGGCATCTTTCAATGAAGTCGACGGTGTTCCTGCGACAGGAAACCGATGGCTACAGACGGAAGTGTTGAGAAATCAGTGGAAATTCAAAGGTTTTGTTGTTACAGATTACACCGGAATAAACGAAATGGTGGATCACGGAATGGGAGATCTTCAGCAGGTTTCTGCATTGGCTTTGAAGGCCGGAGTTGATATGGACATGGTTGGAGAAGGCTTTTTAACTACATTAAAAAAATCTTTGGCTGAAGGAAAAGTGAATCAGACCGAAATCGATATGGCTGCAAAAAGAATTCTGGAAGCGAAATACGATTTAGGTTTATTCGACAATCCATACAAACACGGAGATGTAAAACTTGCTGCAAAAGAAGTGTACAGCATGGAAAACCGTAACATTGCAAGAAGTGCTGCGGCTCAGTCAATGGTTTTAATGAAAAACGAAAATAAGGTTTTACCATTGAAAAAATCTGGAACGGTTGCTGTAATCGGTCCGTTGGTCAACAACTCAATGAATATGCCTGGAACTTGGAGCGTCGCTTCAAAACATGCCAACGCAATCAATTTGATGCAGGGACTTCAGGCGAATTATGGGAAAGAAGTGAAATTTCTTTCTGCAAAAGGAGCGAACATCGATTATTATGCAAAATTGGAAGACATTTACGCGGCTCACGGTAAAAAAACCGACAGAGACAACCGTTCAAAAGAGGCTTTATTAAAAGAAGCTGTTGATATTGCCAACAAAGCTGACGTTATCGTTTTAGCCATCGGAGAATCTGCGGAAATGAGCGGAGAATCTTCATCAAGAACTGAAATTACCATTCCTCAATCTCAGGTTGATCTATTAAATGAATTGAAAAAGACAGGAAAGCCAATCGCCATGGTACTTTTCACGGGTCGTCCGTTAGCTCTGACGAATGTAAAAGATGCTCCTGATGCCATTTTAAATACATGGTTCGCAGGTTCAGAAGCCGGAAATGCGATTTCTGATGTTCTTTTCGGAAAAGTAAATCCTTCGGGAAAACTTCCGATGACGTTCCCAAGAAGTCTTGGACAGGTTCCAATTTATTACAATGCAAAAAATACAGGTCGTCCATTAGACCAAAAACTAGTTGATAAATGTGAATACCAAAGATTCCGTTCGAATTATATGGATGAGTGTAATACACCGTTGTATCCGTTCGGTTTCGGTTTGAGCTATACAAAATTCAATTATTCTGATGTGACGGTTTCCAATGCCAATCCAAAAGGCAATCAAACCATTCAGGCATCGGTAACCGTGACAAATTCAGGAAATTATGATGGGGCAGAAGTAGTTCAGCTTTATATCAGAGATTTGGTTGGAACCATTACGAGACCTGTAAAAGAGCTGAAAGGTTTCCAAAAAGTAATGTTGAAAAAGGGAGAATCTAAAAAAGTTACTTTCGAAATTACTCCGGAACAATTAAAATTCTACAACGGAGATTTGAAATACGACTGGGAAGCCGGAGAATTTGATATCATGATCGGTACCAATTCTGAAGAGGTGAAACATTCAAAAATTAACTGGACGAAATAA
- the lipB gene encoding lipoyl(octanoyl) transferase LipB, with translation MNTHQNKVVEFEDLGIREYQPAWDHQEKLMKDIIDIKIKNRDLAPEDHITTPNHFLLVEHPHVYTLGKSGHEENMLAGIDKLKEIDATFVKVNRGGDITYHGYGQIVGYPVLDLENFFTDIHKYMRDLEEVIIRTIADYGLKGERSPGETGVWLDVGKPYARKICAMGVKASRWVTLHGFALNINTDMRYFEYIIPCGIKDKQVTSLKRELERDLTPEEMEDIKTKIRKHFEDVFEAELMVKAF, from the coding sequence ATGAATACACATCAAAATAAAGTCGTAGAATTTGAAGATTTAGGCATCAGAGAATATCAGCCTGCATGGGATCATCAGGAAAAACTGATGAAAGATATTATTGACATCAAGATCAAAAACCGCGATTTAGCTCCTGAAGATCATATCACAACCCCCAATCATTTTCTTTTGGTAGAACATCCCCACGTTTACACCCTCGGAAAAAGTGGTCATGAAGAAAACATGCTCGCCGGAATCGACAAGTTAAAAGAAATCGACGCTACTTTTGTAAAGGTAAACCGTGGCGGAGACATTACCTATCACGGATACGGACAAATAGTGGGTTATCCCGTTTTAGACCTTGAAAATTTCTTCACAGACATTCATAAATACATGCGAGATCTGGAGGAAGTCATCATCAGAACCATTGCCGATTACGGATTAAAAGGCGAAAGATCTCCCGGCGAAACCGGAGTATGGCTGGATGTAGGAAAACCTTACGCCAGAAAAATCTGTGCGATGGGCGTAAAAGCCTCACGTTGGGTTACTCTTCACGGTTTTGCCCTCAACATCAATACTGACATGCGTTATTTTGAATACATCATCCCCTGCGGTATCAAAGACAAACAGGTCACTTCCCTAAAAAGAGAACTTGAAAGAGATTTAACTCCCGAAGAAATGGAAGACATCAAAACCAAAATCAGAAAGCATTTTGAGGATGTTTTTGAAGCGGAATTGATGGTGAAAGCATTTTAA
- a CDS encoding RagB/SusD family nutrient uptake outer membrane protein gives MKLNYKKILFAGALSVAALSLNSCGDEWLDERPLGRPVGEEVPIGGFESLAFGLYASLRTEGGVSDFSYVWTHCIRADDNEKGSTTTDGATDGNVFNNFGYVATNGNILSDWNGHYKIIYDCNELINTAIASGDTSAGTLTNIAEAKAIRAFCYFELRRDFGSVPINLKTIDIPQDEIAPKSTIAQVDEQIIKDLTEAEAALPVQWTSAYLGRANKGMANTLLAKIYLYQNNWAKALEYSEKVINSGVYILNSSYDNEFTKAGNNSKESIFEIQKAYDFPTKYTNNFYESQGVRGSGTWDLGWGFNVPSNGLVNAYETGDVRKQTTILVSGGPDIYNSAGYTLPAGPNNPNPVLAQQYWNGKAYTLPAERIQYAQNKNHWENIKILRYADVILIASEAANELGQTGKATTYLNMIRTRANLGATPASNQAALRTAIKNERRIEFAMEFERFYDLVRWGDAITVLSTQGYSDRNKHFPIPQQAIDKAQGVLVQNPNY, from the coding sequence ATGAAATTAAATTATAAAAAAATATTATTTGCAGGTGCATTGTCTGTTGCTGCTTTGTCATTGAATAGCTGTGGTGATGAGTGGTTAGACGAAAGACCATTAGGAAGACCTGTAGGCGAAGAAGTTCCCATTGGCGGTTTTGAATCTTTAGCATTTGGTCTCTATGCAAGTTTAAGAACAGAAGGTGGCGTAAGTGATTTTTCTTATGTCTGGACACATTGTATACGTGCTGATGATAACGAAAAGGGGAGTACTACTACCGATGGTGCAACAGATGGTAATGTATTCAATAATTTTGGTTATGTTGCTACAAATGGAAACATTTTAAGTGATTGGAATGGTCACTATAAAATTATTTATGATTGTAATGAATTAATTAATACTGCTATTGCATCAGGTGATACTTCTGCAGGAACACTTACAAACATTGCAGAAGCTAAAGCAATCAGAGCATTTTGCTACTTCGAGTTAAGAAGAGATTTTGGTTCAGTGCCAATCAATTTAAAAACGATTGATATTCCACAGGATGAAATTGCTCCTAAAAGTACTATTGCACAAGTTGATGAGCAAATAATCAAAGATCTTACAGAAGCGGAAGCAGCTCTTCCTGTACAGTGGACAAGTGCTTATCTAGGCAGAGCTAATAAAGGTATGGCAAACACCTTACTTGCAAAAATATATCTTTACCAAAACAATTGGGCAAAAGCTTTAGAGTACTCTGAAAAGGTTATAAATTCAGGTGTCTATATCTTGAATTCTTCTTATGACAATGAATTTACAAAAGCAGGTAACAATTCTAAAGAATCTATTTTTGAAATTCAGAAAGCTTATGATTTTCCTACCAAGTACACAAACAATTTTTATGAGTCACAAGGTGTGAGAGGTAGTGGAACTTGGGATTTAGGTTGGGGCTTTAATGTACCTTCTAATGGTCTTGTTAATGCTTATGAAACAGGAGATGTCAGAAAACAAACAACAATCTTAGTATCAGGTGGTCCCGATATATATAATTCAGCAGGATACACTTTGCCAGCAGGCCCAAACAACCCAAATCCTGTTTTAGCACAACAATATTGGAATGGAAAAGCATATACATTGCCAGCTGAAAGAATTCAGTATGCTCAAAACAAAAACCATTGGGAAAATATTAAAATTTTACGGTACGCAGATGTTATTTTGATTGCTTCTGAAGCTGCTAATGAACTCGGTCAAACTGGAAAGGCAACAACTTATCTTAATATGATCAGAACGAGAGCAAACCTTGGGGCTACACCAGCATCTAACCAAGCTGCCCTTAGAACGGCGATCAAGAATGAGAGAAGAATTGAATTTGCTATGGAGTTTGAACGCTTCTATGATTTAGTAAGATGGGGTGATGCGATTACTGTTCTATCAACCCAAGGTTATTCTGATAGAAATAAACATTTTCCTATTCCTCAGCAGGCTATTGACAAAGCTCAAGGTGTTTTAGTTCAGAATCCTAATTATTAA
- a CDS encoding glucoamylase family protein, which produces MSKKSILIITTAIFLCGSCSSDNTQLQEPTNDIPSTPVNNYTDTQLLEMVQKDALKYFWDYAESNSKLARERYHTDNPGQDANVVSAGGSGFGLMTILVGIKNGYVTKADAVSRLSTALNFLQNANRFHGAWPHWMNGTTGQVIPFSPQDDGGDLVETAFLAQGLICVREYFKNSSDSAELALSQKADTLFKGIEWSWYTKGENTLYWHWSPNYNFQMNMQLKGFDETLITYVMAAASPTFTITKPVYTQGWARNGNIVNGGSVYGNSVVVAHNGAAGSIGPMFWSHYSFLGLDPRGLTDDYVNYGTATANHAKIMYQYSVANPKGWQGYNSKSWGLTASYSRNADGSTGYAAHQPNNDLGVITPTAALSNMPYTPTESMNMLRFLYNENYSKYIGVAGPYDAYSVHYNWVTPRYLAIDQGTIAPMIENHKNQFLWNLFMNAPDVKQGLIKLGFHSTQHGF; this is translated from the coding sequence ATGTCAAAAAAATCAATATTAATTATTACAACTGCCATATTTTTATGTGGCAGTTGTTCTTCTGATAATACACAACTTCAGGAACCGACGAATGATATCCCCTCCACACCCGTCAACAACTACACAGACACCCAACTCCTCGAGATGGTGCAGAAAGATGCCCTGAAATATTTTTGGGATTATGCAGAAAGCAATTCAAAACTGGCCAGAGAAAGATACCACACCGATAATCCGGGACAAGATGCTAACGTCGTTTCGGCGGGAGGATCTGGTTTTGGATTAATGACAATTTTGGTAGGTATCAAAAATGGTTATGTGACGAAAGCGGATGCCGTTTCAAGATTATCTACAGCACTCAATTTTCTGCAGAATGCCAACAGATTCCACGGTGCATGGCCTCACTGGATGAATGGCACAACCGGACAGGTAATTCCTTTCAGTCCACAGGACGATGGTGGCGACCTTGTAGAAACGGCGTTTTTGGCTCAGGGACTGATTTGCGTACGAGAGTACTTCAAAAACTCATCAGATTCTGCCGAACTTGCCCTTTCTCAAAAAGCAGATACTCTTTTCAAAGGAATCGAGTGGAGTTGGTACACCAAAGGAGAAAACACTTTGTATTGGCACTGGTCTCCGAATTATAATTTCCAGATGAATATGCAGCTCAAAGGTTTCGACGAAACCTTAATTACGTATGTAATGGCAGCTGCTTCACCCACTTTTACAATTACCAAACCTGTTTATACGCAAGGTTGGGCACGCAATGGAAATATTGTAAACGGAGGAAGCGTTTACGGAAATTCTGTAGTTGTCGCGCACAACGGGGCTGCTGGAAGCATCGGGCCAATGTTCTGGTCGCACTATTCGTTTTTAGGTTTGGATCCACGAGGTCTCACGGACGATTATGTAAATTATGGTACGGCAACTGCCAACCATGCAAAAATAATGTATCAGTATTCCGTTGCCAATCCAAAAGGGTGGCAGGGATACAATTCCAAAAGCTGGGGACTGACAGCAAGCTATTCACGTAATGCCGACGGTTCAACGGGATATGCAGCTCACCAACCCAACAATGATTTGGGAGTGATTACGCCAACAGCCGCACTTTCAAATATGCCTTATACGCCAACTGAAAGTATGAATATGCTGAGATTTTTATACAACGAAAATTACAGCAAATACATCGGTGTTGCAGGTCCTTATGATGCGTACTCAGTGCATTATAACTGGGTGACTCCAAGATATCTGGCAATCGATCAGGGAACCATTGCTCCAATGATTGAAAACCATAAAAATCAGTTTCTGTGGAATCTCTTCATGAACGCCCCGGATGTAAAGCAAGGTTTGATAAAATTAGGATTTCACTCAACTCAGCACGGGTTTTAA
- a CDS encoding glucoamylase family protein, protein MKKLALTGIAAFALISCTTTSSSTQNTSQNNKVSASISDIQLMDKVQKDALKYFWDYAEPNSKLGRERYHEDNIYPDNDKHVITTGGSGFGLATILVGVERGFIPRKEAVKRLSMMMDFLAKADRHKGAWSHWINGETGKTVPFGKKDNGGDLVETAFLTTGIIQVREYFKNGNAEEKALAKKCDDLWKGIQWNWYTKGGEKVLYWHWSPEYQWAMNFPLQGYNECLITYILAASSPTYSIDAETYYKGWTRNGTYLSDKEKYGLPMFVKHNGAEEYGGPLFWAHYSYIGLDPTNLSDKLIKNYFDLNKNQVLIDYKYCVENPKQWKGYSENYWGLTAGYSRNKDGGVGYDAHFPQNDHGVITPTAALSSFPYTPKESMNFLKFIYTQKPEFIGSAGPYDATSIHYNNWTTPRYLAIDQGTIAPMIENYRTGFLWKLFMNAPEIQKGLKKLSFKSEKYNIK, encoded by the coding sequence ATGAAAAAATTAGCTCTTACAGGAATTGCAGCGTTTGCTTTAATTTCCTGCACAACCACTTCATCATCCACTCAAAATACTTCCCAAAATAATAAAGTTTCGGCAAGCATTTCAGACATACAGCTGATGGATAAAGTTCAGAAAGATGCTTTAAAATACTTCTGGGATTACGCCGAACCCAATTCCAAACTTGGAAGAGAGCGTTATCATGAAGACAATATTTATCCGGATAATGATAAGCATGTCATTACAACAGGAGGTTCAGGATTTGGTTTGGCAACCATTCTTGTCGGTGTAGAAAGAGGTTTTATTCCAAGAAAGGAAGCAGTAAAAAGACTCTCCATGATGATGGATTTCCTCGCAAAAGCAGACCGCCACAAAGGAGCATGGTCACACTGGATTAACGGAGAAACTGGGAAAACCGTCCCTTTCGGAAAGAAAGACAACGGCGGAGATTTGGTGGAGACAGCTTTTTTGACCACGGGTATCATTCAGGTTCGCGAATATTTCAAAAACGGAAATGCCGAAGAAAAAGCTTTAGCCAAAAAATGTGATGATCTCTGGAAAGGAATTCAGTGGAACTGGTACACCAAAGGCGGCGAAAAAGTCCTTTACTGGCACTGGTCACCGGAATATCAGTGGGCAATGAATTTTCCGCTTCAGGGCTACAACGAATGTTTGATTACCTATATTCTTGCGGCTTCATCGCCAACTTATTCCATCGATGCTGAAACCTACTACAAAGGCTGGACGAGAAACGGAACCTACCTTTCAGACAAAGAAAAATACGGACTTCCAATGTTCGTCAAGCACAACGGAGCTGAAGAATATGGCGGTCCATTGTTTTGGGCGCATTATTCTTACATTGGTCTTGACCCGACGAATCTTTCGGATAAACTCATTAAAAATTATTTTGATTTAAATAAAAATCAGGTCTTGATCGATTACAAATACTGCGTCGAAAACCCAAAACAATGGAAAGGCTACAGCGAAAATTACTGGGGTCTCACGGCAGGATATTCAAGGAACAAAGATGGTGGAGTAGGTTATGACGCCCATTTTCCGCAGAACGACCACGGTGTCATTACGCCAACTGCGGCCTTAAGTAGTTTTCCGTACACGCCAAAAGAATCTATGAACTTTCTGAAATTTATTTACACTCAAAAACCTGAATTCATCGGATCTGCAGGACCTTACGATGCCACATCTATTCATTACAACAACTGGACGACCCCACGGTATCTAGCCATCGATCAGGGAACAATTGCCCCAATGATAGAAAACTACCGCACCGGATTTTTGTGGAAATTATTTATGAATGCCCCCGAAATACAAAAAGGATTAAAAAAATTAAGCTTCAAATCAGAAAAATACAACATCAAATAA
- the trpA gene encoding tryptophan synthase subunit alpha yields the protein MKNHNTQHPSSNTQPKLNIYFTAGIPHLEDTTEIIRLIQNSGADMMEIGMPYSDPVADGPVISQAHELALKKGMTIEKLFSQLKSIKEEIRIPIILMGYINPVLSFGFENLCKECAESGVSGLIIPDLPPIEFERNYQKILEKYNLNFTFLITPETSDDRILYLDSLSSGFLYAVSSSSTTGNDSAVLKNEEYLSKIASLPLKNPVMIGFGIKSREDFENVTEKADGGIIGTAFVNILLQNRDWKTKAIDFIHSIKA from the coding sequence ATGAAAAATCATAACACCCAACACCCATCTTCCAACACCCAACCCAAACTAAACATTTACTTCACAGCCGGAATTCCCCATCTCGAAGACACCACAGAAATCATCAGACTCATCCAGAATTCAGGAGCAGATATGATGGAAATCGGGATGCCATATTCTGATCCCGTTGCAGATGGACCGGTTATTTCTCAGGCTCACGAGCTGGCTCTGAAAAAAGGAATGACCATCGAAAAACTTTTCTCTCAACTAAAATCTATTAAAGAAGAAATCAGAATTCCAATTATTTTGATGGGTTACATCAATCCAGTCTTAAGTTTTGGATTTGAAAACCTCTGTAAAGAATGTGCTGAAAGCGGAGTTTCAGGATTGATTATTCCGGATTTGCCACCTATAGAATTTGAGAGAAATTATCAGAAGATTTTAGAAAAATATAATTTGAATTTTACATTTCTAATTACGCCTGAAACTTCAGATGACAGAATTTTATACCTCGACTCTTTAAGTTCAGGATTTTTGTACGCCGTAAGTTCATCTTCCACAACGGGAAATGACAGCGCAGTTTTAAAAAATGAAGAATATCTTTCCAAGATTGCATCTCTTCCATTAAAAAATCCGGTCATGATTGGTTTTGGAATTAAATCCAGAGAAGACTTTGAAAATGTCACCGAAAAAGCAGACGGCGGAATCATCGGAACAGCCTTCGTCAACATCCTTTTACAAAATAGAGATTGGAAGACAAAAGCCATAGATTTCATCCATTCTATAAAAGCGTAA
- a CDS encoding carboxylesterase family protein has protein sequence MNLKLKHLPLLFLPFSLSLNAQELKTTFSKDVKRAEKISYILDYPKNAKVKVPLVVFLHGSGERGNDLEKVKAHSPFTYKNLIKEPVAILAPQCPENTWWDTVTVYHLIKEIQSKYKIDDSRIYLTGLSMGGWGTLKLAMEHPEMFAAVVSVCAPTDRVMYANIHQYKNLNMKIFHGGMDDVVLPENAFNFYQKLHPINPSAELTIFPNDNHNSWDSTYSNPALYDWMLSKKK, from the coding sequence ATGAATTTAAAACTGAAACATTTACCTCTATTATTTCTCCCGTTTTCCCTCAGCTTAAATGCTCAGGAATTAAAAACCACATTCAGTAAAGATGTAAAACGTGCAGAAAAAATATCCTACATCCTCGATTATCCTAAAAATGCAAAAGTAAAAGTACCGTTGGTGGTTTTCCTGCATGGTTCCGGCGAAAGAGGAAATGATTTGGAAAAAGTAAAAGCCCACAGTCCATTCACCTATAAAAATTTAATCAAAGAACCAGTCGCTATTTTGGCACCGCAATGTCCGGAAAATACTTGGTGGGATACGGTAACAGTCTATCATTTAATCAAGGAAATTCAGTCAAAATATAAAATAGATGACTCCAGAATTTATCTCACCGGATTATCGATGGGAGGTTGGGGAACCTTAAAATTAGCGATGGAGCATCCCGAAATGTTTGCAGCAGTTGTTTCCGTCTGTGCACCGACAGACAGGGTGATGTATGCGAATATTCATCAGTACAAAAATTTGAATATGAAGATTTTCCACGGTGGAATGGATGATGTAGTTCTACCGGAAAATGCTTTTAATTTCTATCAAAAACTTCATCCCATTAACCCCTCCGCAGAACTGACGATTTTCCCGAATGACAATCACAATTCCTGGGATTCAACCTATTCAAATCCTGCATTGTATGATTGGATGTTGAGTAAGAAGAAATAA
- a CDS encoding LamG domain-containing protein, with protein sequence MKNIIKIFSIFSVGIIVFSCQDLERPELEDSFPKDANAPGGPLKFYAAFDGATPNPLMNAVDSIRAKFPSSNPLQTIDGPASKAIQGAKYKYVKYSSANDFAQNAKSFTVSVWVKKGNIATDHVFSLPSPADYHWSAASMFLLSEGSVAAPILKFFVKDSVGEKWFEWVGANTVTGLYDGNWHHLAFVYNATSSQMTMYKDGVAHPNAPVWTGHGNVSLEASKITGLKIGAGPQEFTQAQIDTGGDDWLKNSWTGGIDQFRMYTTALTSAEVTNLFNKKK encoded by the coding sequence ATGAAAAATATAATCAAAATTTTTAGCATCTTCTCGGTAGGAATAATAGTTTTTTCTTGTCAAGATTTAGAACGACCAGAATTGGAAGACAGTTTTCCAAAGGATGCGAATGCTCCAGGCGGACCGCTGAAATTTTATGCAGCATTTGATGGGGCTACTCCTAATCCGCTGATGAACGCGGTAGACAGCATACGTGCTAAATTTCCTTCTAGTAATCCTTTACAGACAATTGACGGCCCTGCTAGTAAGGCAATTCAAGGTGCCAAATACAAGTATGTTAAATATTCAAGTGCAAATGATTTTGCTCAAAATGCAAAAAGTTTCACAGTGTCCGTTTGGGTAAAAAAAGGAAATATTGCCACCGATCATGTTTTCAGTTTGCCATCTCCGGCAGATTATCACTGGTCAGCAGCTTCAATGTTTCTTCTTTCAGAAGGTAGTGTAGCTGCACCAATATTAAAATTCTTCGTTAAAGATTCTGTTGGAGAAAAGTGGTTTGAATGGGTAGGTGCCAATACAGTTACAGGTCTTTATGATGGAAATTGGCATCATTTAGCATTTGTTTACAATGCAACATCCTCGCAAATGACAATGTATAAAGACGGTGTTGCACATCCTAATGCACCTGTTTGGACAGGACATGGTAATGTAAGCCTTGAAGCATCAAAAATCACTGGATTGAAGATTGGTGCCGGACCACAGGAATTTACTCAGGCTCAGATTGATACCGGAGGTGATGATTGGTTGAAAAACTCCTGGACTGGCGGAATAGATCAGTTCAGAATGTACACAACTGCATTAACATCAGCGGAGGTTACAAACTTATTTAATAAGAAAAAATAA